A segment of the Salminus brasiliensis chromosome 1, fSalBra1.hap2, whole genome shotgun sequence genome:
AGTCTGAGCTTGGAGAATTGACTCTGGGGGTTACTGTAAAGTATATGTTGTTAGTATCATGTTGTTCAGGAACCGATCAGGAATGATTCTGGAGAAACAAGCATTAAAAAACAACCCTGGAGATGTGAGCCCCGAAGAAGGAGTCTGGGGGTGATACTAAAGGAGCGAAAGAATTAGGCTGGAGGAGAGTCTGGAGGTAACTGTAAAGGATATGTTGTTAGTATATTGTAGTTTAGGAACAGATCAGGACTAAATATGGAGGATTGAGCCTGGAGGAACAAGGAAATTGAGCCTGGAGGATTGAGCATGGAAGACTGAGCCTAGAGAAACAAGCCTGGAGGAATGAGTCTGAAAGAATGAGTCTGAAAGAATGAGTCTTCTGGAGGATTGAGTATGGAAAAGTTAGTCTAAAACAATTAGTCTGGAAAATTGAGCGTGGAGAATTGAGCCTGGAGAACAGAGCCTAGAGAAACATGCCTGGAGGAATGAGTCTGAAAGAATAAGTCGGAGAGAATGAGTCTGGAGGAGTGAGCCTGCAGGTAACTGTAAAGTATATGTTGTTAGTATATTGTAGTTCAGAAACAGATCAGGACTAAATATGGAGGATTGAGCCTGGATGATTTGAGCCTGGAGAAACAAGCCTGGAGGAGGGAGCATAAAAGAATGATCATGGAGGAGAGTCTAGAGGTAACTGTAAAGTATATGTTGTTAGTATATTGTAGTTCAGAAACAAATCAGGACTAAATATGGAGGATTGGGCCAGGATGATTTGAGCCTGCAGAAACAAGCCTGGAGGAGGGAACATGAAAGAATGAGTCTGAAAGAATAAGTCTGGTAGAGGATTGAGTCTGGAAAATTGAGCCTAGAGGTTTGAGCCTGGATAACGGAGCCAACAAAAACAAGCCTGGAGGAATAAGTCTGAAAGAATGAGTCTCAAAGAATGAGTCTGGAGGAGTCAACCTGGAGGAGTGAGCCTGGAGGTAACTGTAAAGTATATGTTGTTAGCATATTGTCGTTCAGAAACAGATCAGGACTAAATATGAAGGAATGAGCCTGAATGATTTAAGCCTGGAGAAACAAACCTAGAGGAGGAAACATGAAAGAATGATCCTGAAAGAATGCTCCTGAAAGAATGAGCCTGAAAGTATAAACCTGAATAAATGAGCCAGGAGGAGTCAGCCTGGAGGAACGAGCCTTGAAGAACAACCCTGGGGATGTGAGCCCAGAAAAAAACGAGTCTGGACGTGATTCTAGAAGAGTGAAAGAATTAGCCTGGAGAAGAGTCTGGAGGTAattatatatacgtatatatttaagtatatgTTGTTAGTATCTTGTAGTTCAGAAACAGATCAGGACTAAATATGGAGGATTTGAGCCTGGAGAAACTAGCCTGGAGGAGGGAGCAAGAAAGAATGATCATGGAGGAGTGAGCCTGGAGGAGTGAGCCTGGAGGAGTGAGCCTGGAGGAGTGAGCCTGGAGGAGTGAGCCTGGAGGAGTGAGCCTGGAGGAACGAGGCTGGATGAGTGATCCTGGAGGAACGAGCCTGGAGGAGTGATCCTGGAAGAGTGATCCTGGAAGAGTGATCCTGGAAGAGTGATCCTGGAGAAACGAGCCTTGAGGAGTGAGCTTGGAGGAGTGAACCTGGAGGAGTGAGCCTGGAGGAACAAGCCTGGAGGAGTGAGCTTGGAGGGACTAGAGGAGCGAGTCTGGAAGAATGAGCCTGTATGAAACAGCCTGTGTTAAAGtaataaaatactgaataacaagATGTAGTGTGTATTTGAGTCAGAAACATTATCATCTTCTACTCAAAGTTTAATTCAGGTAATACAGTTGTGTGAGGTTAGatttcattaaatatttaaatggtaACAAATTAAAATTACTTTGTCCATAAATATGTTCACCACAGAGTGTGGTTTGATGTCAGGGCTGCCAAATGTCACAGATTGGCTGTGAGACTCCAATTAGCTCTAATCTCACACTGTCAAACTTGCCATTTCTCTCACATTTTTAGTTTACTCCTTGTTCCTCTCCTAAAGAATCTCTGGATTAATTTGACAACTTTATCAGTATCCTTCAACAGGTGTTGCTCCAGATTTAACTGATTAAACATACTCTGGACTGGCAATGCTGGctttataacattttattttgaaCTAAAACTAAGATAAGATCAAAATAAGACAAGTACTTGCAGAGTTAAACCAATTCTATACTACAATCAAATTCTATTAAATAGAAATGAACTAAAAGTGCACATATTTTACCCAGAAATCATTAAACATTCTCTGATGGCCTAGGAGGCCCTAAGGGTTCTGTATGCACAAGAAAGTAGTTTAATTAAAACACTACTACCGTTTGATTCCTGATATATGTGTAAATTGATAATTAGGCCTTAATTAGAATAcaagctcacagaaatgctaTTAAACATAACTCTCGTGCAGATTGGCTGAGACAACCTGCATTAAATAATGACAGTATGtccattttattttttggtgaGGTGTTTTGGTACTGTTCTGGTTTGATTAGTGACCTGGGGTACCTGGAGATTTAATAAATTTACTTCATATATTCTAGAAGTCTAAGATACATTGAAAAATCTGAATTTTGAAAGTTAATAAATATCTGAACCCTGTCTGTGAATGTTTCCTTGAGAATAAAAAATCACATATGCCTGCAAACCTTCCCAGGCTCCTATCTCAGCCAGCGATGTGTTATGTGAGAAAATTCCTATCAAAATAGCTTTTGCTTCTCTGAAAAACAGGTGCCTACAGAGGTCCTTCAGAAATTAAATTGTCCAAACAAAAAGTCTTAGAAAGTGTTTTGTATTCTTATATCCAGAACTATGTGGTCTCTTGCTTTTGTtgccactgtccagggaaggctttctactagaatatggcaacaagagagttagtgaggtcaggatagtGATAGTTAGTGATGTTGGATgcttaccaccccacctcatacccccaactctccaactcatcccatgaAGCACCATCGTTCCCAgcgaacacagttccactgctccacagctcaacaggttcatgtttttctgctccagagtccttcTGTATTGActacacttctctacagggactctaCAGTAGCTGattacatttattagaaggggtgtccacaaacatttagatatGTAAtgtcaaacaaaaaaacaacacagtttTGGCACTCAGGTTAACACTTACTGTATGTTCCAATACTATTGTGTTTAAATAACCCATTAAACATGAATTTACAGTgatttctacattcagtaaatcACATGTAAGTATGGTGGCTCATTGTAAAGTATATTGCCATTTattttcttcttcatcatcatcttctgaCAGACTTTTTGTCATGTAACTTGTCCCAAGTACCTTTCCtcagttttccactttttaaaatgCACATTGTTCTGATTGTCTGATTTTGCGATTCAGGCTTGTATACAGATTTTGATTGGATGTGTTTTtctgcatagcaaccatcttggacactatagcaaccatctagcaaccacttgggaaatcatatcaaccacttagcaataccatagcaaccatctagcaactccATTGCAGGTACCTAGCAAAAAGACTAGAACGTTTCACTTAGAAACAACTGTCTGTGCAACCACTGTGCATTATGCACAACCATTCTGTAAATGCAGTAATTTAGCTACAGTGTAATGTAGCAAAACACAACTATGGGCAAACCTTGTAAATCCCTTCTAAAGATTGTGGTGTTTGACAGAATTGTTGCTTTGTATATTTGCAAAGCATCAAATACCTGAAAAGCGACCCAAATAGCGACaaccatataatatataatgtataatacatGTAATAGTGTTAATGTTTATGAAATTATTTCTATCTTTTATATCATAAAGTTAGTAGTTACACTGTTCATTACACTGTAATATTATTATGAAATAGTGTTGCCTAATGAGCAGAGTATAATGTTTCTGTGCTGAAGTCATTTCCTCGTTGTTGGCTTTCAGGTCCAGTGAGATAAGTGTTGCTCCCTGCTCTGTTTACAGCTGTGACATTTCTAATGCCCATGGTGATTAAATGACTGAAAAAGACAAGCTGAGAGGTGTAATTCTTACATTAGCATAGCTGATGTTATTTAAACTAGCTAGTTAGCTGTGCTTCTCAATTCATATTCTTCATAATGAGACCACCCACCCTGTAGACTTAATTAAAGTaagaatataattataaatgacCTAAACAGATTGTCTGCATATACTATATTAGCTCTTAGCTAATATCTACAGGGAAGGCTACTCAAGcatttttactcaagtaaaagtacagtCAAACATGCACACAAATGTACCTAAAGTTTAAAAGGGGACAATTTCTTAATGTTAAACATTTCTTGAATTACAGATTAACAAAACCATGACACTGAGTGCAAATATTGGTTTATGCAAAATCATACAAATGACATTTAAATTTTtgtccagaaaaaaataaacataaaattgaTGTAATTAAAATAGAGAATTTACCAGTTTCATATTCACAGTTCACAGatgatcaagtcaagtcaagtcagatttatttgtatagcgcttttttcAACTgatgtcgtcacaaagcagctttacataaatagtgattaataaaagatagagagaaagaagaaagaagaaaataacgtaagacatgatggatcatagacccccaatgagcaagccaatggcgacagtggcaagaaaaaactccctcagagctggaggaagaaaccatgggaggaaccaagactcatattaatgataaaaaatactaaaccaggtataacagatagttaaaaatggttttaacatggtcactaaacaggtagcagtggtaggcgggtgagccgcaggtctgccatgggtggtggtgggtggggggcctgctggttggaccggtaggtggcagctggtcacTGTGGTCAAATATGGTTCTCAGCTCTTATACCCTAAACATGTGATtaaccatctgctccagagtccttcTGTCTTGActacacttctctacagggactctaCAGTAGCTGattacatttattagaaggggtgtccacaaacatttagatatGTAAtgtcaaacaaaaaaacaacacagtttTGGCACTCAGGTTAACACTTACTGTATGTTCCATACTGATCATTCACTATTGTGTTTAAATAACCCATTAAACATGAATTTACAGTGATTTCTACATTCAGTATAAATCACATGTAAGTATGGTGGCCCATTGTAAAGTATATTGCCATTTattttcttcttcatcatcatcattcgcTTTTTATTAGAACCAATTACACAGGTTCTACATCTGCTTTTGATTAGAACCAGTTACACAGGTTCTACATCTGCTTTTCATTAGAACCAGTTACACGGGTTCTACATCTGCTTTTTATTAGAACCAGTTACACGGGTTCTACATCTGCTTTTCATTAGAACCAGTTACACGGGTTCTACATCTGCTTTTTATTAGAACCAGTTACACAGGTTCTATGTCTGCTTTTTATTAGAACCAGTTACACAGGTTCTACGTCTGCTTTTTATTAGAACCAGTTACACAGGTTCTATGTCTGCTTTTTATTAGAACCAGTAACACAGGTTTTATGTCTAAAGGTAagcaacatttatttattactaatcAGAACAACATCAAACCGCTCAATCCAACAAAAGTTCAAAATGCACTAATGTTTGTGTGAATCGGTTCTTTAGGGGGCAATTCAGTGCTAAATGTCCTTAAAAATTCTATAACGATCTTCTAATGtctacagaaaaagaaagagtgcATTGTGATTCGGTTTTCTGAGCTGAACATGCAATTTGCAATTACAAGTTATGTCAGAAATTGTACTACCGGTCCACATGTTTTACTCACTGTGTTTAAGTATGTATAGCTCATTATTCCAAGGTCGTCTTTGACCACTTGATCAAAAATGAGAACCTGTTGAGACCTTCTGAAAACCTCTGAATCTCCAGCACTTACCCATCGTCTTTTAAAACTTTACAGAGTTGCTTGTGCTGGATCCCAATAATCACCGCTTGCAGGTGTATTTTCCCCCTTCTCTCCAGCGCTCTTACTAACTGACCCTGCGGATTGGCCGGCTCTAAAGCTCTATGAGATGTCACAGGCTGACTTAGACAGAATAAATTAAGTTGTTTTAGCATGGTTTTATCTGTTTAAGGAAGAGCAAGAACCTCAAATTAGAAATGTGGCTAGGATTAAGATCAGAGGAAATGGGTCCTTACAACGGATCACATTATAATCAACATGAAAAAGCATGTGGGTGGGCATGGTAGAGTAATTATACAAGACTTAATACTAATATGACTAGGGTTTAACTGCATAATGCAGTTCTTATGAGTGTTTTTCCTTCACACCTCTTCAAAGTTACACAGAGAAACGTAGAGTAAAAATGATAAAGACACTATTGTCCTTATTACacgtcagtggagcatcacagtgattttgaagctgttatttattAAGGTAAATGTTTCACATTATAATCAGCATGACTTTCctctttaaataaatgtcataataAGTGTCACTTGTTTCTGATGAGGTTCACATCATCCAATAGATCATTTTAATGGAAGATCTAAAAGAATGCACTGACAAATACGTGATAAGAGAGAACATTCAGAgggggcaaatactttttcacagcacaaTGTGTACATACGTACAGTCATATACAGTCAGTGAAGTCAAAGGGAAGCACAGATCTGCTCCTCATAATACTTTAGAGTGGGAGATAAAACTGACCTCAGTGACCTGAGGCAACCTctccattgtgacatcacactgATGATGTCACAGTGGCTCCTATAAAAGGCGGGGTTCTCCCTCACTGGCTCAGTCAGGATTCAGCAGCTCGAGAGACAGTTGATTTCTGCATTGGCATTGAAGCTGATTTGATTCCTTATCTAGAGCCGCTTTTATTAGAACCAGTTACACAGGTTCTATATCTGCTTTTATTAGAACCAGTTACACGGGTTCTATATCTGCTTTTATTAGAACCAGTTACACGGGTTCTACATCTGCTTTTTATTAGAGCCAGTTACACAGGTTCTTGTTTAGCTTCTTCCATAGGACAAGGTAAGCACCATCACTGATGAAATGCACAACCTAGCGTCACATATgctaatgagagagagaagggattCAATCACAGACTGGGTTAAAGCACGAGGCATTCACTTTCACTATCTCACAACCTCCTTACCTTCTAATCTTCATCTCCACTTTTCATCTACAGGGTAAAAATGGAAACCAGCAGAGTCCTGAGAAGTTTTGGATTCCAAGTATTGGGCACCATCGGTGAAGGGAGTTATGGAAAGGTCAAGCTTGCCACATCTGAAAGGCACTGCAAAGAGGTGGCCATAAAAATAATGGACCCTATAATGAAGGCacctgattttttttctaaatatctGCCCCGGGAACTCGCCATATTGAAAAAAGTGAGGCACCCACATATTGTTCAGGTGTATGAAATTTACGAGATGCCTAGCAGAGAGGTGTTTATTGTGATGGAGCCTGCCGTGATGGATCTCGATCAAAAGATTCAAGAGCTGACCTTCATACCCATCAACCAGGCCAAAACATGGTTCTCTCAACTCCTTAGTGCAATGGTTTATCTGCACCAGGAGGACATTGCCCATTGTGACCTTAAGTGTGCAAATGTTCTGCTGACAGCTGACAATCAAGTCAAACTAACCGACTTTGGTCTTGGGTGCTTTTCAAGAGGCTCCCCTGACCTAACGCACACGGGCTGTGGCACTCCTTTCTACGCTGCACCTGAAGTTCTTAATGGTGAGCTCCATGATCCCAAAAAGAGTGATGTGTGGAGCCTTGGCATCGTTCTTTACGTTATGGTCACCGGTCACTTGCCCTTCGAAGTTTACAGTTGGGATGGTCTCCAACGTGCTCAGCAAGAACCCTTAAAGTATCCAGAGGGGGTCAGAGTGGAGGAGCCGTGTCAAGCCTTCATCTCATACATGCTGCAGTACAATCCTCACACTCGGCCTTCAATGACCGAAGTGGCACAGCACCCTTGGCTGCAGTCGAGGCGAGAAAGGTAAGTAAACCATTGTGCTGGAACTTGAGTATCATGTTTAAAcatataataacattttaattgtaattttaatttaattacatttaaatacatttcttttttttaggttgtggaaaAGCTTCCGTCAGTCACTACAAATAAGGAAGAGGAAGAATGTAAGTTTTCAcctcacaacacacaacaccccATTTCTATAATCTACTTTAGATTTCTGAAGatttagcaccatgctaatagGTTGGCTAAATGgtaatattacaataataagGCAATATTAGCCTTATATCTTCAGACCTAAAACTAAAAAATCTCATTTCAGACACCAAACGTGTCTCGGCTGAAATTAGATTTTTAGAcaaactgttgctttaaaaaacCACTTTCTTTTAAAGCATGTGCAGATATTTTCACCAGAATGAGTTGAAGCAAAACTGTTAATGTTTAACAAGTAAATTTGATCTTTGTATTCATATTTTGTAATGACTCTCTCCTCTACACATTAGGGTCAGGAAGAGAGCAGTCTAACTAGAGTGACATATTCCCCTCGCAGTGGAGAAACCCCTACACCTCATCCCCCTGCAGCACGGTAGGTTTTAGGACTATAATTCACAAGTTCTGTAGTCATTTTCAGTCTAATACGTAGTATATGAGGCGAGCAGCAGAAAGATTGCCCATAAGAAAAAAGGTACCAATACAGAAATGATCAAAATcctgtgatttatttatttattactatttattttaagtGATTTATTTATCACGTGTGTTGTATCTCTGCTGTCTCCATTAACATGTCAGGAGTTTGTATTATAGACTGATTAAAGTCACTCAAAATGAAGTGCTTTTtgtaataagtaataagtaaatAGGGAATGTACAGTATTAGTTTATTACCAATAAGTTAAAAATCAAAGAAGACTTATTTTCCACATTGCTTCTGTACCCCCTCCAGAGTTGTTGGCAGATTTGTTGTGACCGTCGTTGAAGAGGATGGAGAAGGCAGTTTTAACAGAGACGTCAACCCGCTTCAGGAAGACGGCAGCAGTAGAGCTGATGCAAGTTTAAATTGCCAAAGCATAGAGGTtacggaggaggaggaggagtatgGCTGCTTCAGCTGTTATCCACGTGGTGGTGCAGTTAAAAGAGCAGATAATACTCATGTCCTAGCACCAATTCTCAGATCCTCCCAGTCACTTCTAGAGAGGATGAAGAAGTTTTTTAGGAGGAACTCTATGGTGCACGACTCCTCTTCTGCTCAGCAGCTTGCTAGTCATTCTGCTGCCTGTACAGAAGCTCCTGCTTGTTCCACTGAGCAGAGGCATGAAGATGGGGCTCCAGATGTCCTGGTTTGTGAGCCAGTGGTGGAAGCAGAAGCTGTGGAGGCACAGCCCACAGTGCGGCAGAGATCCAGGAGGCTGAGATTCTCCATGTTTAAGGTGTGTGAGTCAGTACTGAGTGATTGTAAGAGCTCCAGATTTTAAACCTTAAAATCACTTTAAATATTTGTCATAAATGTCTCAGTTGGTCCATCATTATCAATTTGGttctccaacagatcctgaagaagacgAACAGGGTTCACCCCTTGTAGATGTCTACCATGGCTCCCAGGAATGATGACGTATGGGCTGGGTTTAAGTTTGAAGGGAACGTCCCGCTCCATGGGCTGGTGGTAGAAGCAGAACTTTTGCTCCCACAGCCCAAAGTGATGCAGGAACCCTGGAGACTGAGGCTTCTGCTCCCCTTTCAGATGATCCAAACGAAGGTTCAACTTTAAGGTATGAGGAATGTTTTATCTTCTTGATCGTTGATGTGAGCTTTAGGACACACACTCAGGAGTGAGCCCAGAAGAACGAGACCGGAGAAAAGAGCTGTAGGAGTAAATCTGGAGATCTGAGACAGGAGTCTGAGCTTGGAGAATTGACTCTGAGTATATGTTGTTAGTATCATGTTCAGGAACCGATCAGGAATGATTCTGGAGAAACAAGCATTAAAAAACAACCCTGGAGATGTGAGCCCCGAAGAAGGAGTCTGGGAGCGAATAAATTAGGCTGGAGGAGAGTCTGGAGGTAATCTGGAAGTATATGTTGTTAGTATATTGTAGTTCAGGAACAGATCAGGACTAAACATGGAGGTTTGAGCCTGGAGGACGGAGCCTACAAAAACAAGCCTCAAGGAAGGAGACTGAAAAAATGATCATGGGGGAATGAGTCTGAAAGAATGAGTCTGAAAGAATGAGTCTGAAAGAATGAGTCTGAAAGAATGAGTCTGAAAGAATGAGTCTGGAGAAATGAGCCTGGATGAATGAGCCTGGAGAAATGAGCCTTGAAGAACAAGCCTGGAGGCGATTCCAGAGGAGCGAAAGAATTAGCCTGGAGGAGAGTCTGGAGGTAAAGTATATGTTGTTAGTATATTGTAGTTCAGAAACAGATCAGGACTAAATATGAAGGATTGAACCTTGAAGAACAAGGAAATTGAGCGTGGAGATTTGAGCCTGGAGAACAGAGCCTAGAGAAACATGCCTGGAGGAATGAGTCTAAAAGAATGATTCGGAGAGAATGAGTCTGGAGGAGTGAGCCTGCAGGTAACTGTAAAGTATATGTTGTTAGTATATTGTAGTTCAGAAACAGATCAGGACTAAACATAGAGGGTTGAGCCTGGATGATTTGAGCCTGGAGAAACAAGCCTAGAGGAGGGAGCATGAAAGAATGATCATGGAGGAATGAGTCTGAAAGAATGAGTCTAAAAGAATGAGTCTGGTAGAGGATTGAGTCTGGAAAATTGAGCCTGGAGGATGGAGCCTGGAGAACGGAGCCTAGAGAAACAAGCCTAGAGGAATGAGTCTGGAGGAGTGAGCGTGGCGTTAACTGTAAAGTATACTTTGTTAGTATATTGTCGTTCAGAAACAGATCAGGACTAAAAATGTTGGATTGAACCTGGATGATTTAAGCCTGGAGAAACAATCCTGGAGGAGGGAGCATGAAAGAATGATCATGGAGGTCTGGAGGTAACTGTAAAATATATGTTGTTAGTATATTGTAGTTTAGAAACCGATCAGGACTAAATATGGAGGATTGAGCCTGGATGATTTGAGCCTGGAGAAACAAGTCTGGAGGAGGTAACATGAAAGAATGATCATGGAGGAGAGTCTGGAGGTAACAATAAAGTATATTTTGTTAGTATCTTGTAGTTCAGAAACAGATCAGGACTAAATATGGAGGATTGAGCCTGGATAATTTGAGTCTGGAAAAACAAGTTTGGAGGAGGGATCATGAAAGAATAATCATGGAGGAGAGTCTGAAGGTAACAATAAAGTATATTTTGTTAGTATCTTGTAGTTCAGAAACAGATCAGGACGAAATATGGAGGATTGAGCCTGAATGATTTGAGCCTGGTGAAACAAGCCTGGAGGAGGGATCATGAAAGAATCATCATGGAGGAGAGTCAGGAGGTAACAATAAAGTATATTTTGTTGGTATCTTGTAGTTCAGAAACAGATCAGGACTAAATATGGAGGTTTGAGCAGGATGATTTGAGCCTGGAGAAACAAGCCTGGAGGAGGGAGCATGAAAGAATAATCATGGAGGAATGGGTCTGAAAGAATAAGTCTGGAGGAGGGTTGAGTCTGGAGGAGTGAGCCTGGAGGAGTTTGCCTGGAGGTAACTGTAAAGTATATGTTGTTAGTATATTGTAGTTCAGAAACAGATCAAGACTAAATATGGAGGATTGAGCCAGGATGATTTGAGCCTGGTGAAACAAGCCTGGAGGAGGGAGCAAAAAAGAATGATCATGGAGGAATGAGTCTGAAAGAATGATTCTGAAAGGGTGAGTCTGGTGGAGGATTGAGTCTGGAAAATTGAGCCTGAAGAATGGAGCCTGGAGAAAGGAGCCTAGTGAAACAAGCCTGGAGGAATAAGTCTTGAGCCTGGAGGTAACTGTAAAGTTTATGTTTTTAGTATACTGTAGTTCAGAAACAGATCAGGACTAAATATGGAGGATTGAGCCTAGATGATTTGAGTCTGGAGAAACAAAACTTGAGGAGGGAGCATGAAAGAATGATCATGGAGGAGTGTCTGGAGGTAACTGTAAAGTATATGTTGTTAGTATATTGTAGTTCAGAAACAGATCAGGACTAAATATGGAGGATTGAGCCTGGATGATTTGAGCCTGGAGAAACAAGCCTGGAGGAGGGAGCATGAAATAATGATCATGGAGGAATGAGTCTGAAAGAATAAGCCTGGAGGAGGGTTTAGTCTGGAAATTTGAGCCTGGAGGATGGAGCCTGGAGAACGGAGCCTAGAGAAACAAGCCTGGAGGAATGAGTCTGAAAGAATGagtaaaaattattattattattaagcctGGAGAAACAAACCTGCAGGAGGGAGCATGAAAGAATGATCATGAAGGAGAGTCTGGAGGTAACTGTAAAGTATATGTTGTTAGTATATTGTAGTTCAGAAACAGATCAGGACTAAATCTGAAAGAATGATCCTGAAAGTATGAACCTGAAAGAATGAGCCTGGATGAGTCAGCCTGGAGGAACGAGCCTGGAGGCGTGAACCTGGAGGCGTGAACCTGGAGGCGTGAACCTGGAGGCGTGAACCTTGAGGAGTGAGCCTGGAGGAGTGAGCCTGGAGGAGTGAGCCTGGAGGAGTGAGCCTGGAGGAGTGAGCCTAGAGGAGTGAGCCTAGAGGAGTGAGCCTAGAGGAGTGAGCCTAGAGGAGTGAGCCTGGAGGAGTGAACCTGGATGAGTGAGCCTGGAGGAACGAGCTTGGAGGGACTAAAGGAGCGAGTCTGGAAGAATGAGCCTGTATGAAACAGCCTGTGTTAAAGtaataaaatactgaataacaagATGTAGTGTGTATTTGAGTCAGAAACATTATCATCTTCTACTCAAAGTTTAATTCAGGTAATACAGTTGTGTGAGGTTAGatttcattaaatatttaaatgataaCAAATTAAAATTACTTTGTCCATGAATATGTTCACCACAGAGTGTGGTTTGATGTCAGGGCTGCCAAATGTCACAGATTGGCTATGAGACTCCAATTAGCTCTAATCTCACACTGTCAAACTAGCCATTTCTCACGAATTTTTAATTTACTCCTTGTTCCTCTCCTAAACAATCTCTGGATTAATTTGACAACTTTATCAGTATCCTTCAACAGGTGTTGCTCCAGATTTAACTGAATAAACATGCTCTGGTCTGGCAATGCTGGctttataacattttattttgaaCTAAAACTAAGATAAGATCAAAATAAGACAAGTACTTGCAGAGTTAAACCAATTATATACTACAATCAAATTCTATTAAATAGAAATGAACTAAAAGTGCACATATTTTACCAGGAAATCATTAAACATTCT
Coding sequences within it:
- the LOC140556379 gene encoding testis-specific serine/threonine-protein kinase 6-like, yielding METSRVLRSFGFQVLGTIGEGSYGKVKLATSERHCKEVAIKIMDPIMKAPDFFSKYLPRELAILKKVRHPHIVQVYEIYEMPSREVFIVMEPAVMDLDQKIQELTFIPINQAKTWFSQLLSAMVYLHQEDIAHCDLKCANVLLTADNQVKLTDFGLGCFSRGSPDLTHTGCGTPFYAAPEVLNGELHDPKKSDVWSLGIVLYVMVTGHLPFEVYSWDGLQRAQQEPLKYPEGVRVEEPCQAFISYMLQYNPHTRPSMTEVAQHPWLQSRRERLWKSFRQSLQIRKRKNGQEESSLTRVTYSPRSGETPTPHPPAARVVGRFVVTVVEEDGEGSFNRDVNPLQEDGSSRADASLNCQSIEVTEEEEEYGCFSCYPRGGAVKRADNTHVLAPILRSSQSLLERMKKFFRRNSMVHDSSSAQQLASHSAACTEAPACSTEQRHEDGAPDVLVCEPVVEAEAVEAQPTVRQRSRRLRFSMFKVCESVLSDCKSSRF